The following coding sequences are from one Cygnus olor isolate bCygOlo1 chromosome 2, bCygOlo1.pri.v2, whole genome shotgun sequence window:
- the GAREM1 gene encoding GRB2-associated and regulator of MAPK protein 1 isoform X2 yields the protein MVPTDLPLCRRLTSTSLCSSSMEKCRIRFRLNQRETVEGLRESDYLLIHSCRQWTTITAHSLEEGHYVIGPKIEIPVHYAGQFKLLEQDRDIKEPVQYFNSVEEVAKAFPERVYVMEEITFNVKVASGECNEDTEVYNITLSTGDELTLMGQAEILYAKSSKEKSRLNTIFKKIGKLNSISKLGRGKMPCLICMNHRTNESISLPFQCKGKFSTRSPLEVQMQEGEHTIRNIVEKTRLPVNVTVPSPTPRNPYDLHFIREGHRYKFVNIQTKTVVVCCVLRGNKIIPMHFPLHLTLPKFTLPDSLVKGELWHESLIQHWFNICQEQFDIDEYSRAVRDVKADWNEDCKSPKKSRCSGHAHVPNSLSYARDELTQSFHRLSVCVYGNNLHGNSEVNLHGCRDLCNEWALFSHDALQYQDSGDSSSDYLFPEVSEESMFLPTKPELPYEELWLDQGSGKPGEQPLIRSLSEKSKCDNYRGSFRSKCGTASLPVPGTVGATTKSSDVSLPPPPVPPKSEAVKEECRLLNAPPVPPRSSKPSSTSPSIPPRTVKPARQQTRSPSPTLSYYSSGLHNINVTESDNANPAESSTPVSCYPCTMMKTESKEPENTMPFGSPSTEALPSRLSWPNHFSGTAEGLNRSDFLLDPSRSYSYPRQKTPGTPKRNCPAPLTFDFDGCELPAGYSQLTPAELTNTISSCPKSASYSLDCTDEKTLGVSNTKQSHSCPALPPRAPKPSEEKPVTDMGPLPLKIDGAEEESKTGSPDLLEDQYLVKKGMQDTFSVSYPFSSPLHLQLAPRSCGDGSPWQPPTDLSGLSIEEVSKSLRFIGLSEDVISFFVTEKIDGNLLVQLTEEILSEDFKLSKLQVKKILQFINGWRPKM from the exons GGCAGTTTAAGTTGCTGGAACAAGACCGAGATATTAAGGAGCCAGTGCAGTATTTTAACAGTGTGGAGGAGGTGGCTAAAGCATTTCCTGAACGAGTTTACGTCATGGAGGAAATAACATTCAACGTTAAG GTGGCTTCGGGTGAATGCAATGAAGACACTGAAGTTTACAACATTACCCTTAGTACTGGGGATGAGCTGACTTTAATGGGGCAAGCAGAAATCCTTTATGCAAAATCTTCTAAGGAGAAGTCCCGACTCAACACCATCTTCAAAAAAATTGGGAAACTTAATTCAATTAGCAAGCTCGGCAGAGGCAAAATGCCCTGCCTCATCTGCATGAACCACAGGACCAATGAAAGCATCAGTCTCCCGTTCCAGTGTAAGGGCAAGTTCAGCACCCGCAGCCCGCTGGAGGTGCAGATGCAAGAAGGTGAGCACACAATTCGCAATATAGTGGAAAAAACCAGGCTGCCTGTTAACGTGACTGTGCCGAGTCCTACACCGAGAAACCCTTACGACCTGCATTTTATCCGTGAAGGGCACAGGTACAAGTTTGTCAACATTCAGACCAAGACTGTGGTGGTTTGTTGCGTGCTTCGTGGCAACAAAATTATTCCCATGCATTTTCCCTTGCACTTGACGCTTCCAAAATTTACCCTACCTGACAGTCTTGTGAAGGGAGAGCTGTGGCACGAATCCCTCATCCAGCACTGGTTTAATATATGCCAGGAACAGTTTGACATAGACGAGTATTCCCGTGCCGTGCGCGATGTGAAAGCTGACTGGAACGAAGACTGCAAGAGCCCGAAGAAAAGCCGGTGCAGCGGGCACGCTCACGTGCCCAACTCCCTCAGCTACGCGCGGGATGAGCTCACGCAGTCCTTCCACCGGCTGTCGGTGTGCGTCTACGGAAACAACCTGCACGGCAACAGCGAGGTAAACCTGCACGGCTGCAGGGATCTGTGTAACGAATGGGCCCTCTTTTCTCACGATGCTCTTCAGTACCAGGATTCTGGGGACAGTAGCAGCGACTATCTTTTTCCTGAGGTTAGCGAGGAATCGATGTTTCTGCCTACGAAACCAGAACTTCCTTACGAAGAGCTGTGGTTGGACCAAGGCTCTGGAAAGCCTGGAGAGCAGCCTCTCATTCGCTCGCTAAGTGAGAAGAGCAAATGTGACAATTACAGAGGGTCTTTCCGATCAAAGTGTGGTACTGCATCTCTTCCTGTGCCTGGGACCGTCGGAGCAACAACAAAGTCTTCGGATGTTTCCCTACCTCCACCTCCAGTGCCTCCCAAATCTGAAGCA GTGAAGGAGGAATGCAGGCTCCTGAATGCTCCCCCTGTCCCACCACGGAGTTCAAAGCCATCCTCCACCAGCCCTTCCATCCCTCCTCGCACAGTCAAACCTGCACGACAACAGACCCGCTCTCCCAGCCCTACTCTGTCCTACTATTCTTCAGGACTGCACaacat CAATGTCACAGAGAGCGACAACGCGAACCCAGCCGAGAGCAGCACACCTGTTTCCTGCTACCCTTGTACCATGATGAAAACCGAATCCAAAGAGCCTGAGAACACGATGCCTTTTGGAAGCCCTTCAACTGAAGCTCTGCCTTCTAGGTTATCTTGGCCAAACCATTTTTCGGGAACTGCGGAGGGCCTGAATAGGAGCGATTTCCTGCTCGATCCCAGCAGGAGCTACAGTTACCCCAGACAGAAGACTCCAGGCACGCCAAAGAGAAACTGTCCAGCACCTTTGACTTTTGACTTCGATGGGTGTGAGCTCCCTGCGGGGTACTCCCAGCTGACCCCAGCAGAGCTCACTAACACCATCTCCAGCTGTCCAAAGTCAGCAAGTTACTCTCTAGACTGCACTGATGAGAAAACTCTGGGAGTCAGCAACACAAAGCAGAGTCACTCATGTCCTGCCTTACCTCCTCGGGCACCGAAGCCGAGCGAAGAGAAACCAGTTACAGACATGGGTCCCTTGCCACTAAAAATAGATGGTGCCGAGGAGGAATCGAAAACTGGTTCTCCGGACCTCTTGGAAGATCAGTATCTCGTTAAAAAGGGCATGCAGGATACATTCTCTGTGTCCTATCCCTTCTCGTCTCCCCTCCACCTCCAGTTAGCACCAAGGTCTTGCGGGGATGGTTCTCCCTGGCAGCCACCCACAGACCTTTCTGGACTCTCGATAGAGGAAGTGTCTAAATCGCTGAGGTTCATTGGTCTGTCAGAAGATGTCATATCATTTTTTGTTACAGAGAAGATTGATGGCAATTTACTGGTTCAGCTTACAGAAGAAATCCTGTCAGAAGACTTTAAACTAAGCAAATTGCAGgtgaagaaaatactgcagttcATTAACGGCTGGCGGCCCAAGATGTGA
- the GAREM1 gene encoding GRB2-associated and regulator of MAPK protein 1 isoform X5: MGQAEILYAKSSKEKSRLNTIFKKIGKLNSISKLGRGKMPCLICMNHRTNESISLPFQCKGKFSTRSPLEVQMQEGEHTIRNIVEKTRLPVNVTVPSPTPRNPYDLHFIREGHRYKFVNIQTKTVVVCCVLRGNKIIPMHFPLHLTLPKFTLPDSLVKGELWHESLIQHWFNICQEQFDIDEYSRAVRDVKADWNEDCKSPKKSRCSGHAHVPNSLSYARDELTQSFHRLSVCVYGNNLHGNSEVNLHGCRDLCNEWALFSHDALQYQDSGDSSSDYLFPEVSEESMFLPTKPELPYEELWLDQGSGKPGEQPLIRSLSEKSKCDNYRGSFRSKCGTASLPVPGTVGATTKSSDVSLPPPPVPPKSEAVKEECRLLNAPPVPPRSSKPSSTSPSIPPRTVKPARQQTRSPSPTLSYYSSGLHNINVTESDNANPAESSTPVSCYPCTMMKTESKEPENTMPFGSPSTEALPSRLSWPNHFSGTAEGLNRSDFLLDPSRSYSYPRQKTPGTPKRNCPAPLTFDFDGCELPAGYSQLTPAELTNTISSCPKSASYSLDCTDEKTLGVSNTKQSHSCPALPPRAPKPSEEKPVTDMGPLPLKIDGAEEESKTGSPDLLEDQYLVKKGMQDTFSVSYPFSSPLHLQLAPRSCGDGSPWQPPTDLSGLSIEEVSKSLRFIGLSEDVISFFVTEKIDGNLLVQLTEEILSEDFKLSKLQVKKILQFINGWRPKM; this comes from the exons ATGGGGCAAGCAGAAATCCTTTATGCAAAATCTTCTAAGGAGAAGTCCCGACTCAACACCATCTTCAAAAAAATTGGGAAACTTAATTCAATTAGCAAGCTCGGCAGAGGCAAAATGCCCTGCCTCATCTGCATGAACCACAGGACCAATGAAAGCATCAGTCTCCCGTTCCAGTGTAAGGGCAAGTTCAGCACCCGCAGCCCGCTGGAGGTGCAGATGCAAGAAGGTGAGCACACAATTCGCAATATAGTGGAAAAAACCAGGCTGCCTGTTAACGTGACTGTGCCGAGTCCTACACCGAGAAACCCTTACGACCTGCATTTTATCCGTGAAGGGCACAGGTACAAGTTTGTCAACATTCAGACCAAGACTGTGGTGGTTTGTTGCGTGCTTCGTGGCAACAAAATTATTCCCATGCATTTTCCCTTGCACTTGACGCTTCCAAAATTTACCCTACCTGACAGTCTTGTGAAGGGAGAGCTGTGGCACGAATCCCTCATCCAGCACTGGTTTAATATATGCCAGGAACAGTTTGACATAGACGAGTATTCCCGTGCCGTGCGCGATGTGAAAGCTGACTGGAACGAAGACTGCAAGAGCCCGAAGAAAAGCCGGTGCAGCGGGCACGCTCACGTGCCCAACTCCCTCAGCTACGCGCGGGATGAGCTCACGCAGTCCTTCCACCGGCTGTCGGTGTGCGTCTACGGAAACAACCTGCACGGCAACAGCGAGGTAAACCTGCACGGCTGCAGGGATCTGTGTAACGAATGGGCCCTCTTTTCTCACGATGCTCTTCAGTACCAGGATTCTGGGGACAGTAGCAGCGACTATCTTTTTCCTGAGGTTAGCGAGGAATCGATGTTTCTGCCTACGAAACCAGAACTTCCTTACGAAGAGCTGTGGTTGGACCAAGGCTCTGGAAAGCCTGGAGAGCAGCCTCTCATTCGCTCGCTAAGTGAGAAGAGCAAATGTGACAATTACAGAGGGTCTTTCCGATCAAAGTGTGGTACTGCATCTCTTCCTGTGCCTGGGACCGTCGGAGCAACAACAAAGTCTTCGGATGTTTCCCTACCTCCACCTCCAGTGCCTCCCAAATCTGAAGCA GTGAAGGAGGAATGCAGGCTCCTGAATGCTCCCCCTGTCCCACCACGGAGTTCAAAGCCATCCTCCACCAGCCCTTCCATCCCTCCTCGCACAGTCAAACCTGCACGACAACAGACCCGCTCTCCCAGCCCTACTCTGTCCTACTATTCTTCAGGACTGCACaacat CAATGTCACAGAGAGCGACAACGCGAACCCAGCCGAGAGCAGCACACCTGTTTCCTGCTACCCTTGTACCATGATGAAAACCGAATCCAAAGAGCCTGAGAACACGATGCCTTTTGGAAGCCCTTCAACTGAAGCTCTGCCTTCTAGGTTATCTTGGCCAAACCATTTTTCGGGAACTGCGGAGGGCCTGAATAGGAGCGATTTCCTGCTCGATCCCAGCAGGAGCTACAGTTACCCCAGACAGAAGACTCCAGGCACGCCAAAGAGAAACTGTCCAGCACCTTTGACTTTTGACTTCGATGGGTGTGAGCTCCCTGCGGGGTACTCCCAGCTGACCCCAGCAGAGCTCACTAACACCATCTCCAGCTGTCCAAAGTCAGCAAGTTACTCTCTAGACTGCACTGATGAGAAAACTCTGGGAGTCAGCAACACAAAGCAGAGTCACTCATGTCCTGCCTTACCTCCTCGGGCACCGAAGCCGAGCGAAGAGAAACCAGTTACAGACATGGGTCCCTTGCCACTAAAAATAGATGGTGCCGAGGAGGAATCGAAAACTGGTTCTCCGGACCTCTTGGAAGATCAGTATCTCGTTAAAAAGGGCATGCAGGATACATTCTCTGTGTCCTATCCCTTCTCGTCTCCCCTCCACCTCCAGTTAGCACCAAGGTCTTGCGGGGATGGTTCTCCCTGGCAGCCACCCACAGACCTTTCTGGACTCTCGATAGAGGAAGTGTCTAAATCGCTGAGGTTCATTGGTCTGTCAGAAGATGTCATATCATTTTTTGTTACAGAGAAGATTGATGGCAATTTACTGGTTCAGCTTACAGAAGAAATCCTGTCAGAAGACTTTAAACTAAGCAAATTGCAGgtgaagaaaatactgcagttcATTAACGGCTGGCGGCCCAAGATGTGA
- the GAREM1 gene encoding GRB2-associated and regulator of MAPK protein 1 isoform X1, whose amino-acid sequence MDPGPCPGFSLKDVKWSAVAVPLDLLVSTYRLPQLARLDSGETVEGLRESDYLLIHSCRQWTTITAHSLEEGHYVIGPKIEIPVHYAGQFKLLEQDRDIKEPVQYFNSVEEVAKAFPERVYVMEEITFNVKVASGECNEDTEVYNITLSTGDELTLMGQAEILYAKSSKEKSRLNTIFKKIGKLNSISKLGRGKMPCLICMNHRTNESISLPFQCKGKFSTRSPLEVQMQEGEHTIRNIVEKTRLPVNVTVPSPTPRNPYDLHFIREGHRYKFVNIQTKTVVVCCVLRGNKIIPMHFPLHLTLPKFTLPDSLVKGELWHESLIQHWFNICQEQFDIDEYSRAVRDVKADWNEDCKSPKKSRCSGHAHVPNSLSYARDELTQSFHRLSVCVYGNNLHGNSEVNLHGCRDLCNEWALFSHDALQYQDSGDSSSDYLFPEVSEESMFLPTKPELPYEELWLDQGSGKPGEQPLIRSLSEKSKCDNYRGSFRSKCGTASLPVPGTVGATTKSSDVSLPPPPVPPKSEAVKEECRLLNAPPVPPRSSKPSSTSPSIPPRTVKPARQQTRSPSPTLSYYSSGLHNINVTESDNANPAESSTPVSCYPCTMMKTESKEPENTMPFGSPSTEALPSRLSWPNHFSGTAEGLNRSDFLLDPSRSYSYPRQKTPGTPKRNCPAPLTFDFDGCELPAGYSQLTPAELTNTISSCPKSASYSLDCTDEKTLGVSNTKQSHSCPALPPRAPKPSEEKPVTDMGPLPLKIDGAEEESKTGSPDLLEDQYLVKKGMQDTFSVSYPFSSPLHLQLAPRSCGDGSPWQPPTDLSGLSIEEVSKSLRFIGLSEDVISFFVTEKIDGNLLVQLTEEILSEDFKLSKLQVKKILQFINGWRPKM is encoded by the exons GGCAGTTTAAGTTGCTGGAACAAGACCGAGATATTAAGGAGCCAGTGCAGTATTTTAACAGTGTGGAGGAGGTGGCTAAAGCATTTCCTGAACGAGTTTACGTCATGGAGGAAATAACATTCAACGTTAAG GTGGCTTCGGGTGAATGCAATGAAGACACTGAAGTTTACAACATTACCCTTAGTACTGGGGATGAGCTGACTTTAATGGGGCAAGCAGAAATCCTTTATGCAAAATCTTCTAAGGAGAAGTCCCGACTCAACACCATCTTCAAAAAAATTGGGAAACTTAATTCAATTAGCAAGCTCGGCAGAGGCAAAATGCCCTGCCTCATCTGCATGAACCACAGGACCAATGAAAGCATCAGTCTCCCGTTCCAGTGTAAGGGCAAGTTCAGCACCCGCAGCCCGCTGGAGGTGCAGATGCAAGAAGGTGAGCACACAATTCGCAATATAGTGGAAAAAACCAGGCTGCCTGTTAACGTGACTGTGCCGAGTCCTACACCGAGAAACCCTTACGACCTGCATTTTATCCGTGAAGGGCACAGGTACAAGTTTGTCAACATTCAGACCAAGACTGTGGTGGTTTGTTGCGTGCTTCGTGGCAACAAAATTATTCCCATGCATTTTCCCTTGCACTTGACGCTTCCAAAATTTACCCTACCTGACAGTCTTGTGAAGGGAGAGCTGTGGCACGAATCCCTCATCCAGCACTGGTTTAATATATGCCAGGAACAGTTTGACATAGACGAGTATTCCCGTGCCGTGCGCGATGTGAAAGCTGACTGGAACGAAGACTGCAAGAGCCCGAAGAAAAGCCGGTGCAGCGGGCACGCTCACGTGCCCAACTCCCTCAGCTACGCGCGGGATGAGCTCACGCAGTCCTTCCACCGGCTGTCGGTGTGCGTCTACGGAAACAACCTGCACGGCAACAGCGAGGTAAACCTGCACGGCTGCAGGGATCTGTGTAACGAATGGGCCCTCTTTTCTCACGATGCTCTTCAGTACCAGGATTCTGGGGACAGTAGCAGCGACTATCTTTTTCCTGAGGTTAGCGAGGAATCGATGTTTCTGCCTACGAAACCAGAACTTCCTTACGAAGAGCTGTGGTTGGACCAAGGCTCTGGAAAGCCTGGAGAGCAGCCTCTCATTCGCTCGCTAAGTGAGAAGAGCAAATGTGACAATTACAGAGGGTCTTTCCGATCAAAGTGTGGTACTGCATCTCTTCCTGTGCCTGGGACCGTCGGAGCAACAACAAAGTCTTCGGATGTTTCCCTACCTCCACCTCCAGTGCCTCCCAAATCTGAAGCA GTGAAGGAGGAATGCAGGCTCCTGAATGCTCCCCCTGTCCCACCACGGAGTTCAAAGCCATCCTCCACCAGCCCTTCCATCCCTCCTCGCACAGTCAAACCTGCACGACAACAGACCCGCTCTCCCAGCCCTACTCTGTCCTACTATTCTTCAGGACTGCACaacat CAATGTCACAGAGAGCGACAACGCGAACCCAGCCGAGAGCAGCACACCTGTTTCCTGCTACCCTTGTACCATGATGAAAACCGAATCCAAAGAGCCTGAGAACACGATGCCTTTTGGAAGCCCTTCAACTGAAGCTCTGCCTTCTAGGTTATCTTGGCCAAACCATTTTTCGGGAACTGCGGAGGGCCTGAATAGGAGCGATTTCCTGCTCGATCCCAGCAGGAGCTACAGTTACCCCAGACAGAAGACTCCAGGCACGCCAAAGAGAAACTGTCCAGCACCTTTGACTTTTGACTTCGATGGGTGTGAGCTCCCTGCGGGGTACTCCCAGCTGACCCCAGCAGAGCTCACTAACACCATCTCCAGCTGTCCAAAGTCAGCAAGTTACTCTCTAGACTGCACTGATGAGAAAACTCTGGGAGTCAGCAACACAAAGCAGAGTCACTCATGTCCTGCCTTACCTCCTCGGGCACCGAAGCCGAGCGAAGAGAAACCAGTTACAGACATGGGTCCCTTGCCACTAAAAATAGATGGTGCCGAGGAGGAATCGAAAACTGGTTCTCCGGACCTCTTGGAAGATCAGTATCTCGTTAAAAAGGGCATGCAGGATACATTCTCTGTGTCCTATCCCTTCTCGTCTCCCCTCCACCTCCAGTTAGCACCAAGGTCTTGCGGGGATGGTTCTCCCTGGCAGCCACCCACAGACCTTTCTGGACTCTCGATAGAGGAAGTGTCTAAATCGCTGAGGTTCATTGGTCTGTCAGAAGATGTCATATCATTTTTTGTTACAGAGAAGATTGATGGCAATTTACTGGTTCAGCTTACAGAAGAAATCCTGTCAGAAGACTTTAAACTAAGCAAATTGCAGgtgaagaaaatactgcagttcATTAACGGCTGGCGGCCCAAGATGTGA
- the GAREM1 gene encoding GRB2-associated and regulator of MAPK protein 1 isoform X4: MQVASGECNEDTEVYNITLSTGDELTLMGQAEILYAKSSKEKSRLNTIFKKIGKLNSISKLGRGKMPCLICMNHRTNESISLPFQCKGKFSTRSPLEVQMQEGEHTIRNIVEKTRLPVNVTVPSPTPRNPYDLHFIREGHRYKFVNIQTKTVVVCCVLRGNKIIPMHFPLHLTLPKFTLPDSLVKGELWHESLIQHWFNICQEQFDIDEYSRAVRDVKADWNEDCKSPKKSRCSGHAHVPNSLSYARDELTQSFHRLSVCVYGNNLHGNSEVNLHGCRDLCNEWALFSHDALQYQDSGDSSSDYLFPEVSEESMFLPTKPELPYEELWLDQGSGKPGEQPLIRSLSEKSKCDNYRGSFRSKCGTASLPVPGTVGATTKSSDVSLPPPPVPPKSEAVKEECRLLNAPPVPPRSSKPSSTSPSIPPRTVKPARQQTRSPSPTLSYYSSGLHNINVTESDNANPAESSTPVSCYPCTMMKTESKEPENTMPFGSPSTEALPSRLSWPNHFSGTAEGLNRSDFLLDPSRSYSYPRQKTPGTPKRNCPAPLTFDFDGCELPAGYSQLTPAELTNTISSCPKSASYSLDCTDEKTLGVSNTKQSHSCPALPPRAPKPSEEKPVTDMGPLPLKIDGAEEESKTGSPDLLEDQYLVKKGMQDTFSVSYPFSSPLHLQLAPRSCGDGSPWQPPTDLSGLSIEEVSKSLRFIGLSEDVISFFVTEKIDGNLLVQLTEEILSEDFKLSKLQVKKILQFINGWRPKM, encoded by the exons GTGGCTTCGGGTGAATGCAATGAAGACACTGAAGTTTACAACATTACCCTTAGTACTGGGGATGAGCTGACTTTAATGGGGCAAGCAGAAATCCTTTATGCAAAATCTTCTAAGGAGAAGTCCCGACTCAACACCATCTTCAAAAAAATTGGGAAACTTAATTCAATTAGCAAGCTCGGCAGAGGCAAAATGCCCTGCCTCATCTGCATGAACCACAGGACCAATGAAAGCATCAGTCTCCCGTTCCAGTGTAAGGGCAAGTTCAGCACCCGCAGCCCGCTGGAGGTGCAGATGCAAGAAGGTGAGCACACAATTCGCAATATAGTGGAAAAAACCAGGCTGCCTGTTAACGTGACTGTGCCGAGTCCTACACCGAGAAACCCTTACGACCTGCATTTTATCCGTGAAGGGCACAGGTACAAGTTTGTCAACATTCAGACCAAGACTGTGGTGGTTTGTTGCGTGCTTCGTGGCAACAAAATTATTCCCATGCATTTTCCCTTGCACTTGACGCTTCCAAAATTTACCCTACCTGACAGTCTTGTGAAGGGAGAGCTGTGGCACGAATCCCTCATCCAGCACTGGTTTAATATATGCCAGGAACAGTTTGACATAGACGAGTATTCCCGTGCCGTGCGCGATGTGAAAGCTGACTGGAACGAAGACTGCAAGAGCCCGAAGAAAAGCCGGTGCAGCGGGCACGCTCACGTGCCCAACTCCCTCAGCTACGCGCGGGATGAGCTCACGCAGTCCTTCCACCGGCTGTCGGTGTGCGTCTACGGAAACAACCTGCACGGCAACAGCGAGGTAAACCTGCACGGCTGCAGGGATCTGTGTAACGAATGGGCCCTCTTTTCTCACGATGCTCTTCAGTACCAGGATTCTGGGGACAGTAGCAGCGACTATCTTTTTCCTGAGGTTAGCGAGGAATCGATGTTTCTGCCTACGAAACCAGAACTTCCTTACGAAGAGCTGTGGTTGGACCAAGGCTCTGGAAAGCCTGGAGAGCAGCCTCTCATTCGCTCGCTAAGTGAGAAGAGCAAATGTGACAATTACAGAGGGTCTTTCCGATCAAAGTGTGGTACTGCATCTCTTCCTGTGCCTGGGACCGTCGGAGCAACAACAAAGTCTTCGGATGTTTCCCTACCTCCACCTCCAGTGCCTCCCAAATCTGAAGCA GTGAAGGAGGAATGCAGGCTCCTGAATGCTCCCCCTGTCCCACCACGGAGTTCAAAGCCATCCTCCACCAGCCCTTCCATCCCTCCTCGCACAGTCAAACCTGCACGACAACAGACCCGCTCTCCCAGCCCTACTCTGTCCTACTATTCTTCAGGACTGCACaacat CAATGTCACAGAGAGCGACAACGCGAACCCAGCCGAGAGCAGCACACCTGTTTCCTGCTACCCTTGTACCATGATGAAAACCGAATCCAAAGAGCCTGAGAACACGATGCCTTTTGGAAGCCCTTCAACTGAAGCTCTGCCTTCTAGGTTATCTTGGCCAAACCATTTTTCGGGAACTGCGGAGGGCCTGAATAGGAGCGATTTCCTGCTCGATCCCAGCAGGAGCTACAGTTACCCCAGACAGAAGACTCCAGGCACGCCAAAGAGAAACTGTCCAGCACCTTTGACTTTTGACTTCGATGGGTGTGAGCTCCCTGCGGGGTACTCCCAGCTGACCCCAGCAGAGCTCACTAACACCATCTCCAGCTGTCCAAAGTCAGCAAGTTACTCTCTAGACTGCACTGATGAGAAAACTCTGGGAGTCAGCAACACAAAGCAGAGTCACTCATGTCCTGCCTTACCTCCTCGGGCACCGAAGCCGAGCGAAGAGAAACCAGTTACAGACATGGGTCCCTTGCCACTAAAAATAGATGGTGCCGAGGAGGAATCGAAAACTGGTTCTCCGGACCTCTTGGAAGATCAGTATCTCGTTAAAAAGGGCATGCAGGATACATTCTCTGTGTCCTATCCCTTCTCGTCTCCCCTCCACCTCCAGTTAGCACCAAGGTCTTGCGGGGATGGTTCTCCCTGGCAGCCACCCACAGACCTTTCTGGACTCTCGATAGAGGAAGTGTCTAAATCGCTGAGGTTCATTGGTCTGTCAGAAGATGTCATATCATTTTTTGTTACAGAGAAGATTGATGGCAATTTACTGGTTCAGCTTACAGAAGAAATCCTGTCAGAAGACTTTAAACTAAGCAAATTGCAGgtgaagaaaatactgcagttcATTAACGGCTGGCGGCCCAAGATGTGA